One stretch of Roseibium sp. HPY-6 DNA includes these proteins:
- a CDS encoding LysE family translocator, with protein sequence MDQLSLYLPGILLAYSAFLLAIISPGPNVLAVMGASMSISRTAGLALAFGVAAGSLAWATLTVLGLSAIVAAYSAALTVIKVAGGLYLLWLAYKAFRAARSNQDFNIKQIEGSHRSQLGYAAQGFIIQMTNPKAALAWIAIVSIGMQKGAPFWVGGIIVAGTFALSLLIHALYALAFSSPAMVALYRRARRTIQTLFGCFFAAAGARLLISRD encoded by the coding sequence ATGGATCAACTCTCTTTGTATTTGCCGGGAATTTTGCTCGCTTACTCGGCTTTTCTTCTGGCAATCATCAGTCCGGGGCCGAATGTCCTTGCCGTCATGGGAGCATCCATGAGTATAAGCCGAACAGCGGGACTGGCACTTGCGTTCGGGGTGGCAGCGGGGTCGCTCGCATGGGCGACGCTGACTGTCCTTGGGCTTTCGGCAATCGTGGCTGCCTATTCAGCCGCTCTCACGGTCATCAAGGTGGCAGGCGGGCTTTATCTGCTTTGGCTCGCGTACAAAGCTTTTCGAGCCGCGCGCTCCAACCAGGATTTCAACATCAAGCAGATTGAGGGCAGCCATCGCTCACAACTCGGTTACGCCGCGCAAGGCTTCATCATTCAGATGACCAATCCCAAAGCCGCTCTCGCCTGGATCGCCATCGTTTCGATCGGCATGCAAAAGGGGGCACCGTTTTGGGTCGGCGGCATCATTGTTGCGGGTACATTCGCTTTATCGTTGCTTATTCACGCACTTTACGCGCTTGCCTTCTCCAGCCCTGCCATGGTTGCCCTCTACAGAAGGGCAAGGCGAACCATCCAGACCTTGTTTGGCTGTTTTTTTGCGGCTGCAGGCGCGCGGCTCCTCATCAGCCGCGACTGA
- the metH gene encoding methionine synthase: MIKSDAFERLRDLAKSRILILDGAMGTEIQDLKLDEAGYRGDRFADWPSDVKGNNDLLSLTQPDAIRKIHVDYLNAGADILETNTFSSTTIAQADYGMEELAYELNYESAKLAREACDQVTAQDPSRPRFVAGALGPTNRTASISPDVNNPGYRAVSFDDLRIAYAEAVRGLIAGGADILLVETIFDTLNAKAALFAIDEVFEETGKIRPVMISGTITDLSGRTLSGQTPEAFWNSVRHADPLTVGLNCALGAKEMRAHVDELSRVADTLVCAYPNAGLPNEFGEYDESPEHMAGLIEEFASAGLVNVVGGCCGTTPAHIRAIADAVADKAPRAIPEVDRHMRLSGLEPFVLTKETNFVNIGERTNVTGSARFRRLIKEDDYATALDVARQQVENGAQIIDVNMDEGLLDSEEAMVTFLNLVAAEPDIARVPVMIDSSKWTVIEAGLKCIQGKGVVNSISLKEGEEAFVEQAKLIRRYGAAVVVMAFDETGQADTLARKTEICARSYKVLTETVGFPPEDIIFDPNIFAVATGIEEHNNYGVDFIEATGWIRENLPHAHVSGGVSNLSFSFRGNEAVREAMHSVFLYHAIQQGMDMAIVNAGQLAVYNDLDADLRDHCEDVVLNRRDDATDRMLEAAERWKGEGGKKKEADLTWRTWGVAKRLEHALVHGIDDFVVEDTEEARQAFDRPLHVIEGPLMDGMNVVGDLFGSGQMFLPQVVKSARVMKKAVAYLMPFMEKEKEEQGLTGQSSAGKILMATVKGDVHDIGKNIVGVVLQCNNFEVIDLGVMVPAAKILETAKTEKVDMIGLSGLITPSLDEMCHVAAELERENMDLPLLIGGATTSKIHTAVKIHPNYERGQAIYVTDAGRAVGVATKLMSEGGRAPYFADVRAEYADVAEKHAASRGDQQRTSIAKARENAFKCDFDGKQPVGPLKTGTTVFDDFPLEDLVPVIDWTPFFATWEIKGRYPAVLTDNRYGPAAKALYDDARRMLDEIVEKKLLTARGVASIWPANAVGDDIRLFTDESRTDELATFHTLRQQMSRSAGGRANVAMSDFVAPLESGVQDWVGGFAVTSGHGEDELAARYAREGDDYNKILSQALADRLAEAFAEKLHEIVRKDIWGYAADETLSTEDIIGERYQGIRPAPGYPAQPDHTEKDTLFRLLDAERHTGIQLTESKAMLPGSSVSGLYFAHPDSHYFGVGKIEKDQIEDYAARKGWDVALAERWLAPILNYDPARLVAAE; the protein is encoded by the coding sequence GTGATCAAGTCCGACGCCTTCGAGCGCCTTCGTGACCTCGCCAAGTCCCGTATCCTCATTCTTGACGGAGCCATGGGCACCGAGATCCAGGACCTGAAGCTGGATGAAGCCGGTTACCGCGGCGATCGCTTTGCCGACTGGCCGAGCGATGTGAAGGGAAACAATGACCTCCTGAGCCTTACCCAGCCGGACGCAATCAGAAAGATCCATGTCGACTACCTGAATGCAGGGGCCGATATCCTTGAGACAAATACATTTTCATCCACCACCATTGCGCAGGCCGACTATGGCATGGAAGAGCTCGCTTATGAGCTCAACTACGAGAGCGCGAAGCTCGCGCGGGAAGCCTGTGACCAGGTCACCGCGCAAGATCCGTCCCGGCCTCGTTTTGTTGCAGGCGCGCTCGGTCCGACAAACCGGACCGCATCGATTTCGCCTGACGTCAACAATCCCGGATATCGTGCCGTTTCGTTCGATGATCTGCGCATTGCCTATGCAGAAGCCGTACGCGGTCTGATCGCCGGAGGCGCAGACATTCTCCTGGTCGAGACGATTTTCGATACGCTCAACGCCAAGGCGGCTCTGTTTGCCATTGACGAGGTCTTTGAGGAAACAGGCAAGATCCGGCCCGTGATGATTTCCGGGACGATCACGGATCTGTCCGGACGCACGCTCTCCGGCCAGACACCCGAAGCGTTCTGGAACTCGGTTCGCCATGCGGACCCGCTTACTGTCGGATTGAACTGCGCTCTTGGGGCAAAGGAAATGCGTGCTCATGTGGATGAGCTCAGCCGCGTGGCGGACACGCTGGTATGCGCTTATCCGAACGCGGGGTTGCCAAACGAGTTCGGCGAATATGACGAGAGCCCCGAACACATGGCCGGGCTGATCGAGGAATTTGCCTCCGCCGGTCTTGTAAATGTCGTTGGCGGCTGTTGCGGCACGACACCGGCGCATATCCGGGCGATCGCGGATGCGGTGGCCGACAAGGCGCCGCGCGCTATCCCGGAGGTCGACCGTCATATGCGGCTGTCAGGCCTTGAGCCGTTCGTGCTGACCAAGGAGACCAATTTCGTCAACATCGGTGAGCGTACGAACGTGACCGGTTCAGCCCGCTTTCGCCGCCTGATCAAGGAAGACGACTACGCGACCGCGCTTGATGTCGCCCGTCAGCAGGTCGAAAACGGCGCCCAGATCATTGATGTGAACATGGACGAAGGCCTGCTTGATTCCGAAGAGGCCATGGTGACGTTCCTCAATCTGGTTGCTGCAGAACCGGACATTGCCCGTGTTCCGGTCATGATCGACAGTTCCAAGTGGACAGTGATCGAGGCTGGTCTCAAGTGCATTCAGGGCAAGGGTGTCGTCAACTCAATCTCTCTCAAGGAAGGTGAAGAGGCCTTTGTCGAACAGGCAAAACTGATCCGCCGTTACGGTGCGGCGGTCGTGGTGATGGCTTTTGACGAAACGGGCCAGGCCGACACGCTTGCTCGCAAGACCGAGATATGCGCGCGGTCCTATAAGGTTTTGACTGAAACAGTCGGGTTCCCGCCTGAGGATATCATCTTCGATCCGAACATCTTCGCGGTTGCGACCGGCATCGAGGAGCACAACAATTACGGTGTCGACTTCATCGAGGCGACGGGCTGGATCCGTGAAAACCTGCCGCATGCGCATGTCTCGGGCGGCGTTTCGAACCTGTCCTTCTCCTTCCGCGGCAACGAGGCCGTGCGCGAGGCGATGCACTCCGTGTTCCTCTATCATGCCATCCAGCAGGGCATGGACATGGCGATCGTCAATGCCGGTCAGCTCGCGGTCTATAACGATCTCGATGCGGATCTGCGCGACCACTGTGAAGATGTCGTTCTGAACCGGCGCGATGACGCGACCGACCGGATGCTGGAAGCAGCGGAGCGCTGGAAAGGCGAGGGCGGCAAGAAGAAAGAGGCTGATCTCACCTGGCGCACTTGGGGCGTTGCCAAGCGACTGGAACATGCCCTTGTTCACGGGATCGACGATTTTGTCGTGGAGGACACGGAGGAAGCCCGCCAGGCGTTCGACAGGCCGCTTCATGTGATTGAAGGGCCTTTGATGGACGGCATGAACGTGGTCGGCGACCTCTTCGGCTCCGGACAGATGTTCCTGCCGCAAGTGGTGAAATCCGCGCGCGTGATGAAAAAGGCCGTCGCCTATCTGATGCCTTTCATGGAGAAGGAAAAGGAAGAACAGGGTCTGACGGGCCAGTCTTCGGCCGGTAAAATCCTGATGGCGACGGTGAAGGGCGATGTCCACGACATCGGCAAGAACATCGTCGGTGTCGTTCTCCAGTGCAACAATTTCGAAGTCATCGACCTAGGTGTCATGGTTCCTGCGGCGAAGATTCTGGAAACCGCGAAAACGGAAAAGGTCGACATGATCGGCCTCAGCGGGCTGATCACGCCGTCTCTGGACGAGATGTGCCATGTGGCTGCCGAGCTTGAGCGCGAGAATATGGATCTTCCGCTTCTGATCGGCGGTGCGACGACGTCCAAGATCCATACGGCAGTCAAGATCCACCCGAATTACGAGCGCGGACAGGCAATCTATGTAACGGATGCCGGTCGCGCGGTGGGTGTTGCAACGAAGTTGATGAGTGAAGGCGGGCGCGCGCCTTATTTCGCAGATGTGCGGGCCGAGTATGCCGACGTTGCCGAAAAGCATGCGGCAAGCCGTGGCGATCAGCAGCGCACCTCGATCGCAAAGGCTCGCGAGAATGCCTTCAAATGCGACTTTGACGGCAAGCAACCCGTTGGTCCGCTCAAAACGGGGACGACGGTATTCGACGACTTCCCGCTGGAAGATCTGGTTCCGGTGATCGACTGGACACCGTTCTTTGCCACCTGGGAAATCAAGGGACGGTATCCGGCCGTTCTGACGGACAACAGGTACGGGCCGGCGGCAAAAGCGCTTTATGACGATGCGCGCCGCATGCTGGACGAGATCGTGGAGAAAAAACTTCTGACGGCACGTGGTGTTGCCAGTATCTGGCCGGCCAATGCAGTTGGCGACGATATCCGCCTCTTCACCGACGAAAGCCGCACTGACGAGCTGGCAACGTTCCACACGCTTCGCCAGCAGATGTCCCGATCAGCCGGCGGGCGTGCAAATGTTGCGATGAGCGACTTTGTTGCGCCTCTTGAGAGTGGGGTCCAGGACTGGGTCGGCGGATTTGCGGTCACATCAGGACATGGTGAAGATGAGCTTGCAGCCCGATATGCAAGGGAAGGGGACGACTACAACAAGATCCTTTCCCAAGCACTTGCGGATCGGCTCGCCGAGGCGTTTGCGGAAAAGCTGCATGAAATCGTTCGGAAGGACATCTGGGGTTATGCGGCTGATGAGACCCTTTCCACCGAGGACATCATCGGCGAACGCTATCAGGGCATCCGTCCTGCACCAGGTTATCCGGCGCAACCGGACCACACCGAAAAGGATACGCTTTTCCGTTTGCTTGATGCTGAACGTCACACGGGCATCCAGCTGACCGAAAGCAAGGCGATGCTGCCGGGATCTTCCGTTTCAGGTCTTTATTTCGCGCATCCGGACAGCCACTACTTCGGCGTTGGCAAGATCGAGAAGGATCAGATTGAAGACTATGCGGCGCGAAAGGGCTGGGATGTTGCCCTGGCCGAGCGCTGGCTGGCACCGATTCTCAACTACGATCCGGCTCGACTGGTGGCTGCTGAATAG
- the metF gene encoding methylenetetrahydrofolate reductase [NAD(P)H]: MTEFSSRRSHQAAPSPITASFEFFPPKSDKMAETLWTTVKRLEALGPSFVSVTYGAGGSTRERTHKTVERILNETDLLPAAHLTCVGASQSEVDEIVRDYWNLGVRHLVALRGDPLEGIGSRYTPHNNGYPYASDLVAGIKKIADFDISVSGYPEKHPESGSWQSEIDNLKRKVDAGADRIITQYFFDNDIFDEYLDRIAAAGINIPVVPGILPIHNFEQTMVFSAKCGTSIPQWLARRFAGLHNDPETRKLVGVSIACEQVMDLVDRGINDFHFYTMNRADLTYAICHMLGMGQQAPENLAA, from the coding sequence ATGACTGAATTTTCTTCCCGCCGCTCCCACCAGGCTGCTCCTTCGCCAATTACGGCGTCATTCGAGTTCTTTCCGCCGAAATCGGACAAGATGGCAGAGACGCTCTGGACCACAGTCAAACGTCTGGAAGCGCTCGGTCCGTCCTTCGTGTCTGTAACTTACGGTGCAGGCGGATCAACACGGGAGCGGACCCACAAGACCGTCGAGCGGATTTTGAACGAAACCGATTTGTTGCCCGCTGCGCACCTGACCTGCGTGGGCGCTTCGCAAAGTGAGGTCGACGAGATTGTCAGAGACTACTGGAACCTGGGTGTTCGTCACCTGGTTGCATTGCGCGGCGACCCGCTTGAGGGGATCGGTTCCCGGTATACGCCGCATAACAACGGATACCCGTACGCCTCCGACCTCGTTGCCGGGATCAAGAAGATCGCCGATTTCGACATCTCGGTTTCCGGCTATCCCGAGAAGCACCCGGAGAGTGGCAGCTGGCAGAGTGAGATCGATAATCTGAAGCGCAAGGTCGATGCCGGTGCCGACCGGATCATCACCCAATACTTCTTCGACAACGACATTTTCGACGAATATCTGGACCGGATCGCCGCCGCCGGCATCAATATCCCCGTCGTGCCGGGCATTCTGCCGATCCACAATTTTGAACAGACGATGGTGTTTTCCGCCAAATGCGGAACCAGCATCCCGCAATGGCTCGCGCGCCGGTTTGCAGGCCTCCACAATGATCCGGAAACCCGGAAACTCGTCGGCGTGTCGATTGCCTGCGAGCAGGTCATGGACCTTGTCGATCGCGGCATCAACGACTTTCATTTCTACACCATGAACCGTGCGGATCTGACCTATGCCATCTGCCACATGCTCGGCATGGGTCAGCAGGCACCGGAAAACCTCGCAGCCTGA
- a CDS encoding metalloregulator ArsR/SmtB family transcription factor translates to MTDDPTLSVEDTLAALRAVGEATRLRLIALLAESELTVKDATAILGQSQPRISRHLKLLAEADLIRRFPEGSWVYYRLAEGPEGQLARGLVERISKEDPVLAADQERFRAIRKAKAEEAAAYFAARALTWDRERSLHVAEEDVERAMRSALGDKPFQSFLDLGTGTGRLLEVFSGQYTSALGVDASHDMLAVARANLARANLTSAQVRHGDVYALNVPPRSFDVVAIHQVLHFLDDPSRALAEATRALRPGGRLMIVDFAPHELEFLRESHAHRRLGFAHDQMERWLDALELDLEQVTDLVPGDDTENNLTVTLWLARDRRIVTDWPARDTSREVA, encoded by the coding sequence ATGACCGACGACCCGACCCTTTCCGTAGAAGACACACTTGCCGCCCTTCGTGCCGTCGGCGAGGCGACACGTCTCAGGCTCATCGCCTTGCTGGCCGAAAGCGAGCTCACCGTGAAAGACGCAACCGCGATCCTCGGTCAAAGCCAACCGCGCATTTCCCGTCATTTAAAGCTTCTCGCCGAAGCCGATCTCATCCGCAGGTTTCCGGAGGGATCCTGGGTTTATTACCGTCTCGCCGAAGGTCCTGAAGGGCAGCTTGCCAGGGGGCTTGTTGAACGCATTTCAAAGGAAGATCCGGTTCTGGCGGCGGATCAGGAACGGTTTCGCGCGATCCGGAAAGCCAAGGCGGAAGAGGCAGCCGCCTACTTTGCTGCGCGCGCTCTTACATGGGACCGGGAACGGTCGCTCCACGTGGCAGAAGAGGATGTGGAAAGGGCAATGCGCTCAGCGCTTGGAGACAAGCCCTTCCAGTCTTTCCTGGATCTGGGAACGGGAACCGGTCGCCTGCTGGAGGTCTTTTCCGGCCAGTACACTTCCGCGCTTGGTGTTGATGCCTCCCACGACATGCTGGCTGTTGCGCGCGCGAACCTTGCCCGGGCCAACCTGACCAGCGCGCAAGTCCGTCACGGCGATGTCTACGCGCTGAACGTTCCGCCGAGATCGTTTGATGTCGTTGCCATCCACCAGGTTCTGCACTTCCTCGATGATCCTTCACGCGCGCTCGCCGAGGCGACACGCGCCCTGCGTCCGGGTGGACGCCTGATGATTGTCGATTTTGCGCCTCATGAGCTGGAGTTCCTGCGCGAAAGCCACGCTCATCGCCGGCTGGGCTTCGCGCACGACCAAATGGAGCGCTGGCTGGACGCGCTTGAACTTGATCTGGAGCAGGTTACAGACCTTGTTCCGGGAGACGACACCGAAAACAACCTAACCGTTACACTTTGGCTTGCCCGTGATCGCCGCATCGTCACCGATTGGCCCGCGCGCGACACGTCCCGAGAGGTCGCCTGA
- a CDS encoding P-loop NTPase fold protein, whose product MNLSDWQIILDQPAKTPELGFDRYAQAFTDIVLNSPPRFAIGIFGGWGSGKTTLMEGIQRNLKNNNNIVQVEFSAWRYEKEDHLIIPLLDSIQSALEAWFEEQGSNDSKIEALINTIGQVAYSITAGLSFKAGLGDALSVSVDANKVLATAKNIKKEEEKAKISKSSYFVSFQALSQAFETFSKDNKDRRIVVFIDDLDRCLPKGALSVLESMKLFFDLDGFVFVVGLDKDVIVWSIDSIYKTASKEGDTEAALTRPIEGADYIKKIFQVPFELRPVSRDNVEDLVLSMTTEAKLPPAQNQVLLDEILPHLQFLVSEGGGVNPRDVKRYINNFIMASKTRDPGKPFDNSVFLTLQTLAANPDWQFVYDALRGSRDMFRLALDKYLSDSPDARDALRGYDPSFPALPLLLEDYLRAPDLGQPLVKTDNLSDYLEIGAANLDSTEDVIPEGLATAIADLRSLRTEVSDLPLDPQPENSDLSELSDRFSRIRSSIASNLPTTEFLKLESYFQIVEDKLGFRFPDDPAADTTDVRLPDAWKTELATLFYDSLSALSYYVNVVRRRPPQLQNTLS is encoded by the coding sequence ATGAATCTCAGCGACTGGCAAATCATTCTCGATCAACCGGCCAAAACACCTGAACTCGGCTTTGACCGATACGCACAGGCATTCACGGATATCGTGCTCAACAGTCCGCCCCGGTTCGCAATCGGCATTTTCGGCGGATGGGGCTCCGGCAAAACCACGCTGATGGAAGGCATTCAGCGGAACCTGAAAAACAACAACAACATCGTGCAGGTGGAATTCAGCGCGTGGCGCTACGAAAAAGAAGACCACCTCATTATCCCGTTGCTCGATTCTATTCAGTCTGCGCTCGAGGCATGGTTTGAAGAGCAGGGAAGCAATGACAGCAAGATAGAAGCCCTGATCAACACGATCGGTCAGGTGGCGTACTCGATCACGGCCGGGCTTTCCTTCAAAGCAGGTCTCGGCGACGCTCTGTCTGTCTCTGTCGACGCTAACAAGGTGCTGGCGACGGCCAAGAACATCAAGAAGGAAGAAGAAAAGGCAAAGATCTCCAAATCCTCCTACTTTGTGAGTTTCCAGGCCCTCAGTCAGGCATTCGAAACCTTCTCAAAGGACAACAAGGACCGTCGTATCGTCGTCTTCATCGACGATCTTGACAGGTGCCTTCCCAAAGGTGCTCTGTCGGTTCTGGAATCCATGAAGCTCTTCTTCGACCTGGACGGTTTCGTGTTCGTCGTCGGGCTCGACAAGGACGTCATCGTCTGGAGCATAGACAGCATCTACAAGACCGCCTCCAAGGAAGGTGACACGGAAGCAGCGCTCACACGTCCGATTGAGGGTGCGGACTATATCAAAAAGATTTTCCAGGTACCGTTCGAGTTGCGCCCGGTCAGCCGCGACAATGTCGAAGATCTCGTCCTGTCCATGACAACGGAAGCCAAGCTTCCTCCGGCACAGAACCAGGTCCTTCTCGACGAAATCCTCCCTCACCTTCAGTTTCTGGTCTCTGAAGGTGGCGGGGTGAACCCGAGGGACGTAAAGCGCTACATCAACAATTTCATCATGGCCTCGAAAACGCGTGATCCCGGCAAACCATTCGACAACAGCGTGTTTTTGACCCTGCAGACGCTTGCAGCAAACCCGGATTGGCAATTTGTCTACGACGCCCTTCGCGGCAGCCGTGACATGTTCCGCCTCGCGCTCGACAAATACCTGTCCGACTCGCCCGATGCGCGCGATGCCCTGCGTGGGTACGACCCATCCTTTCCCGCCTTGCCCCTCTTGTTGGAAGACTACCTGCGTGCTCCGGACCTCGGACAACCACTGGTCAAGACGGACAATTTGTCCGACTATCTGGAGATCGGTGCGGCCAACCTGGACAGTACCGAAGACGTGATTCCTGAAGGCCTCGCCACCGCAATCGCGGACCTGCGTTCGCTGCGCACCGAGGTGAGCGACTTGCCGCTCGACCCACAACCCGAGAATTCGGACCTTTCCGAACTGTCCGACAGGTTTTCGCGCATCCGCAGCTCAATTGCGAGCAATCTGCCCACCACGGAATTCCTGAAGCTGGAAAGCTACTTTCAGATCGTCGAAGACAAGCTGGGGTTCCGTTTTCCGGACGACCCGGCCGCTGATACGACGGACGTCCGGCTACCTGACGCGTGGAAAACCGAATTGGCCACGCTGTTCTATGACAGTCTGTCGGCACTGAGTTATTACGTGAACGTGGTCAGGCGCAGACCGCCTCAGCTGCAAAACACGCTTTCCTGA
- a CDS encoding enolase C-terminal domain-like protein — translation MNEQNARISDCRIRPVMAPLEMPHKTASGTLEAAPLVLIDLIADDGVVGSTYIFAYTPMALEPLAALSKNIATSLVGETAEPVAVSALLDARFRLLGNQGLVAMAISGIDMALWDAAAKREEKPLCLLLGGKAGPVRVYDSLGQMGPDETARVVEASLKRGFQAFKIKAGHPDPKTDVAVVRSIRNVAGKDVWVAADFNQAFDVEEAVRRMNMLDEEGLAWIEEPVHASDYQGHAAVRAAIQTPVQTGENWWGVPDMKKAVAANASDLAMPDVMKIGGVTGWRAAASLADEASLPIASHLFVEISAHLLNATPTAMILEWFDIAGTITTSTPEISDGHAMPSQVPGAGILWDEGAIEKILA, via the coding sequence ATGAACGAACAGAACGCACGGATTTCGGACTGCCGTATACGTCCGGTGATGGCGCCGCTCGAGATGCCTCACAAAACAGCGTCAGGCACACTCGAAGCCGCGCCGCTGGTGTTGATCGATCTCATCGCTGATGATGGTGTCGTGGGGTCCACCTATATCTTTGCCTATACGCCCATGGCGCTTGAGCCTCTCGCAGCGCTGTCAAAAAACATCGCAACCAGTCTTGTGGGCGAAACGGCCGAACCTGTGGCTGTCTCAGCACTGCTGGATGCCCGGTTCCGTCTTCTGGGCAATCAGGGTCTTGTCGCCATGGCGATCAGCGGGATCGATATGGCCTTGTGGGATGCTGCGGCAAAACGTGAAGAAAAGCCGTTGTGTCTGCTCCTGGGCGGAAAGGCGGGGCCTGTGCGTGTCTACGACAGTCTGGGGCAAATGGGTCCGGACGAAACGGCGCGGGTGGTCGAGGCTTCGCTGAAGCGCGGATTTCAGGCCTTCAAAATCAAGGCAGGGCATCCCGATCCGAAAACAGACGTCGCTGTCGTCCGGTCCATTCGCAATGTTGCGGGAAAAGACGTCTGGGTCGCGGCGGATTTCAACCAGGCCTTTGACGTGGAAGAAGCCGTTCGCCGCATGAATATGCTGGACGAAGAGGGGCTCGCGTGGATCGAAGAGCCTGTTCATGCATCAGATTATCAGGGACACGCCGCAGTCCGCGCTGCAATCCAAACACCGGTCCAGACGGGGGAGAACTGGTGGGGTGTCCCGGATATGAAAAAAGCCGTGGCTGCGAATGCTTCTGACCTCGCGATGCCGGATGTCATGAAAATCGGTGGTGTTACCGGGTGGCGCGCTGCAGCCAGTTTGGCCGACGAAGCCTCTTTGCCGATTGCCAGCCACCTCTTTGTAGAGATTTCCGCACATTTGCTAAACGCAACCCCGACAGCGATGATCCTGGAATGGTTCGATATTGCAGGAACAATCACCACCTCAACGCCTGAAATCTCCGACGGCCATGCGATGCCTTCGCAGGTCCCGGGTGCCGGAATACTCTGGGACGAAGGCGCTATCGAAAAGATCCTTGCGTAG
- a CDS encoding LysR substrate-binding domain-containing protein, whose product MRKLPPMNALPAFEATARLGSMSAAAEELGRTHGAVSKQIAHLSDLAGTPLFERDGAGVRLTEQGALLSAAVHSALNGVEKAWQDLTSRSENPVLDIGISSTFAMRWLMPRLSRFYQRHPDAQVNFRMTGKARIADSDVDLILTWDRLRWDFGDRKDIERLGDVSFGIVHAPGLDVKKQGKALIAKTRCVQELPGDVWGDFKRRTGIEAVSENTIAYAHTFLVIEGALAGFGLALVERRLIEEELQDGRLIAPFGFHTIEKGFGAIVTGRHRQQRLADSFLDWLREEG is encoded by the coding sequence ATGAGAAAATTGCCCCCAATGAATGCCTTGCCGGCATTCGAAGCGACTGCACGTCTGGGATCGATGAGCGCTGCGGCTGAGGAGTTGGGCCGAACGCATGGAGCAGTCAGCAAGCAGATCGCTCATCTTTCCGATTTGGCCGGAACGCCTCTTTTTGAGCGCGATGGCGCTGGCGTACGATTGACGGAGCAGGGAGCATTGCTCAGCGCCGCCGTTCATTCCGCGTTGAACGGGGTTGAAAAGGCATGGCAAGACCTGACCAGTCGCTCAGAAAATCCTGTGCTTGATATCGGCATCAGTTCCACGTTCGCCATGCGCTGGCTCATGCCGCGCCTGTCGAGGTTCTATCAGCGCCATCCGGATGCGCAGGTGAATTTCCGCATGACGGGCAAAGCCAGGATCGCAGACAGCGACGTCGACCTCATTCTTACCTGGGATCGCTTGCGCTGGGATTTCGGCGATCGGAAAGACATTGAGAGACTTGGTGATGTTTCCTTCGGCATTGTTCACGCCCCTGGGCTTGATGTGAAGAAGCAAGGCAAAGCGCTGATTGCGAAGACGCGCTGCGTTCAGGAGTTGCCGGGTGATGTTTGGGGCGACTTCAAACGGCGAACCGGGATCGAAGCCGTGTCGGAAAACACTATTGCCTATGCGCACACGTTTCTTGTGATTGAGGGCGCCCTTGCCGGGTTCGGACTTGCGCTTGTGGAACGGCGCTTGATCGAAGAAGAACTGCAAGACGGGCGGCTGATTGCACCATTTGGTTTTCATACAATTGAAAAAGGCTTCGGCGCCATCGTTACCGGCCGGCATCGACAGCAGAGGCTTGCGGACAGTTTTCTTGATTGGTTGCGAGAGGAAGGCTGA